One genomic segment of Cytophagales bacterium includes these proteins:
- a CDS encoding WG repeat-containing protein produces MRYFLTIVFLLNIGILKAQTGILRAQDKTVVHAKVRKGDKWGLVATSGEMILDLKYDYVYDFSEGLAKIDSGGLTGFIDKSGNIIVDPRYDEAKDFHKGVAIVKKGERYGFVNKLGQVVFEPQFDFIWPFNKGIAAVRKNDEYGFVDVNGNVLVVLQQGVPRFFEYYAFDYYEELAVVKKNGKYGYIDIEGDFVIPPDFDKAWNYKEGMAVIQKKGKWGYLDRVGNIVVKPKYDEVLNFAEGLGMVREGKLWGYVDKKGNPILEPQFDHVNGFKNGLAPVKKDNQWGFINIKGTMIIRPQFDKIVGYNEGIYRLEKNGQFGFVNSLTKNVIEPLFDEATNFMIGLAKVKMGNKSGFIDTSGVFVRFLPLDNPKFYKAFFQEFSQGLRSIKEGGKTGYVDIHGKIAIEPKFKKAWEFSESRAAISIDGKWGFINKKGAIVVEPQYDQVYNFYEGLAGVRKNGKWGFIERRSGEIVIEPQFDKVWGFKDGLAPVKKNGKFGFVNRKGEIAIEPELDQIQYFKSFY; encoded by the coding sequence ATGAGATATTTCTTAACAATCGTTTTCCTGCTCAACATAGGAATCTTAAAAGCGCAAACAGGAATCTTAAGAGCACAAGATAAAACAGTTGTCCATGCTAAAGTGAGAAAAGGAGACAAATGGGGGCTTGTAGCGACTTCAGGAGAAATGATCCTTGATCTTAAGTATGATTATGTCTATGATTTTTCTGAAGGCCTGGCTAAGATAGACAGTGGCGGGTTGACGGGCTTTATAGATAAATCAGGCAACATTATTGTTGACCCCCGGTATGATGAAGCCAAGGATTTCCATAAAGGGGTAGCCATAGTAAAAAAAGGAGAAAGATATGGTTTTGTTAACAAATTAGGCCAGGTAGTTTTTGAACCGCAATTTGATTTTATCTGGCCATTTAATAAAGGTATAGCCGCAGTGAGGAAAAATGATGAATATGGTTTCGTAGATGTTAACGGTAACGTACTGGTGGTATTACAGCAGGGTGTGCCCCGGTTTTTTGAATATTACGCTTTTGATTATTATGAGGAACTGGCAGTAGTCAAAAAGAACGGTAAGTACGGTTACATTGACATAGAAGGAGATTTTGTAATACCACCTGATTTTGACAAGGCATGGAATTACAAAGAAGGTATGGCAGTAATTCAAAAAAAGGGTAAATGGGGATATCTTGACCGGGTTGGAAATATTGTAGTTAAACCAAAATATGACGAGGTTTTAAACTTTGCTGAAGGTTTGGGAATGGTAAGAGAAGGAAAATTATGGGGATATGTTGATAAAAAAGGCAACCCGATATTGGAACCGCAATTTGACCATGTCAATGGTTTTAAAAACGGGCTGGCTCCTGTAAAAAAAGATAATCAATGGGGGTTTATTAATATAAAGGGGACGATGATCATAAGACCACAATTTGACAAAATTGTTGGCTACAATGAAGGAATATACCGGCTGGAAAAAAACGGGCAGTTTGGCTTTGTTAACAGCCTCACCAAAAATGTTATTGAACCCTTATTCGATGAAGCCACCAACTTCATGATAGGTTTAGCCAAAGTAAAAATGGGTAATAAATCAGGATTTATTGACACTTCAGGAGTTTTTGTTAGATTTTTACCCCTTGACAATCCAAAGTTTTACAAGGCCTTTTTCCAGGAGTTCAGCCAGGGATTAAGATCAATAAAAGAGGGAGGCAAGACCGGATATGTTGATATTCACGGAAAAATAGCTATTGAACCGAAATTTAAAAAAGCATGGGAATTCTCTGAAAGCAGGGCAGCAATATCAATAGACGGGAAATGGGGATTCATAAACAAAAAGGGAGCAATAGTAGTTGAACCACAATACGATCAAGTGTATAATTTTTATGAAGGACTCGCGGGAGTAAGAAAAAATGGCAAATGGGGTTTTATTGAAAGAAGAAGCGGGGAAATCGTCATTGAACCGCAATTTGATAAAGTATGGGGTTTCAAAGATGGATTGGCTCCTGTTAAAAAAAATGGTAAATTCGGTTTTGTCAACAGAAAAGGCGAAATAGCTATTGAACCGGAATTGGATCAAATACAGTATTTTAAGAGCTTTTATTAA
- a CDS encoding SAM-dependent DNA methyltransferase: MVKYKIAKQEPIETKLWKAADKLWKNMDTAEYKHIVLCLIFLKYIS, translated from the coding sequence ATGGTGAAATATAAGATAGCAAAACAAGAACCAATAGAAACAAAGCTTTGGAAGGCAGCCGACAAACTCTGGAAAAACATGGATACTGCCGAGTATAAGCATATTGTATTGTGTTTAATCTTTCTGAAATACATTTCCTGA
- a CDS encoding rRNA pseudouridine synthase codes for MVNKPTNTPKQFSHTNKKYHQGVKDTQSPDFAGTGNIRLNKYIANAGICSRREADKLIEAGVIKVNGKVITQLGYKVNNNDQVKYKNKTAGRQSVLWQILKTEKLTYVLLNKPKDFITTTKDPKQRRTVLELVKNACRERIYPVGRLDRNTTGLLLLTNDGALAKKLAHPSGNVKKLYHVGLNNAISDKDLDMIVRGITLEDGPVKVDDIAVIDNDYKLLAVELHIGRNRIIRRIFEKLGYKVVRIDRVKYSGLTKKDLPRGKWRYLTNKEVIWLKYFK; via the coding sequence ATGGTGAATAAACCTACAAACACCCCTAAGCAATTTAGCCATACGAATAAAAAATACCACCAAGGCGTCAAAGATACGCAATCTCCCGACTTTGCCGGGACAGGCAATATTCGCCTCAATAAATACATTGCAAACGCAGGTATATGTTCGAGAAGAGAGGCAGACAAGCTTATTGAGGCAGGTGTGATAAAAGTAAACGGTAAAGTTATTACTCAATTAGGCTATAAGGTCAATAACAATGACCAGGTTAAATACAAAAATAAAACGGCCGGCAGGCAGTCTGTTCTGTGGCAGATCTTAAAGACGGAAAAACTGACCTATGTCTTGCTCAACAAGCCCAAGGATTTTATAACAACCACTAAAGATCCAAAACAAAGACGTACTGTCCTGGAGTTGGTAAAAAATGCCTGCAGGGAAAGGATTTATCCGGTAGGAAGATTAGATAGAAATACAACAGGGTTACTGTTATTAACAAATGACGGAGCGCTTGCTAAAAAGCTCGCCCATCCCTCTGGCAATGTTAAAAAATTGTACCACGTGGGATTGAACAATGCAATTTCCGATAAAGACCTTGATATGATTGTTAGGGGCATAACGCTGGAAGACGGTCCTGTAAAAGTTGACGATATTGCTGTAATAGATAATGATTATAAGCTGCTTGCTGTTGAATTACACATTGGAAGAAACAGAATAATAAGAAGGATTTTCGAAAAACTTGGTTATAAGGTTGTAAGGATTGACAGAGTGAAGTATTCAGGGCTTACAAAAAAAGACCTGCCCAGAGGTAAATGGAGGTATTTAACTAATAAAGAAGTGATATGGCTGAAGTATTTTAAATAA
- a CDS encoding HEAT repeat domain-containing protein, with product MPSYKTDESFLEKISIGAIGTQKVFEHLKNQGHTPIELERGSMSYKIWKKIKIKRIRVPDILLVDCGVRIESRAKTKLEITMSHSESDPVRGWDYGMKDNDLVALVVCTKVGEEPIDWQADDIVQYISVKALRKAAKVGRIDFVKPKGAEEGFEARITWPAAVASASGTINQITDDRIQFKRSSDDRTISLSLTKKGVKMRPLVKEGESILQNQIIASVVPVYQYFDSSAVDQTYFISTLSSTDLSDRYAAAKALSHFKSDKSEKALLSRIEDANEHIYVKLEAAASLARFGNNKGYEFIETCLADDYAQNVLETIIVLAETKSTKSCALLGKVLQDENYAPEIRAGAAWALGEQNNKNSLSVLVKSFNSVEESIKVEAARALAKLTKKYTPDILKELDSASSMEKPGIAWALTIAQNLQLDDLLNQLKDLDSRQWVSYIIGKQGQEKYIKDIEELKKKDPEVYFAVTLLWKIMTSWVFELKEY from the coding sequence ATGCCATCATACAAGACAGATGAAAGCTTTTTAGAGAAAATATCAATAGGTGCTATTGGTACACAAAAGGTATTTGAACATCTTAAAAATCAAGGACATACACCAATTGAGCTTGAAAGGGGCTCAATGAGTTATAAAATTTGGAAGAAGATAAAAATCAAAAGAATTCGTGTTCCGGATATTCTTCTCGTTGACTGCGGAGTTAGAATAGAATCACGTGCCAAGACCAAGTTAGAAATCACTATGTCTCATTCAGAATCCGACCCTGTAAGGGGTTGGGATTATGGAATGAAGGACAATGATTTAGTTGCGTTGGTGGTATGTACGAAAGTTGGAGAAGAACCAATTGACTGGCAAGCAGATGACATCGTACAATACATTTCGGTTAAAGCTCTCAGGAAAGCAGCTAAGGTAGGCCGTATTGACTTTGTAAAACCAAAAGGAGCGGAGGAAGGATTTGAAGCACGAATTACATGGCCCGCTGCGGTAGCTTCTGCATCAGGGACTATCAATCAGATAACTGACGATCGAATCCAATTCAAAAGAAGTTCAGATGACCGAACTATAAGTTTGAGTTTAACCAAAAAAGGCGTTAAAATGCGTCCTTTGGTAAAAGAGGGAGAATCAATCCTTCAAAATCAAATCATTGCCTCTGTTGTTCCTGTATATCAGTATTTCGATTCATCAGCGGTTGACCAAACTTATTTCATCTCAACACTTTCCAGCACTGATCTAAGCGACCGATATGCAGCAGCGAAAGCACTCTCACATTTCAAATCAGATAAATCTGAAAAAGCACTTTTGTCAAGAATCGAAGATGCGAACGAACACATTTATGTAAAACTTGAAGCCGCTGCAAGTTTAGCAAGATTCGGAAATAACAAGGGATACGAGTTCATTGAAACCTGCCTTGCAGATGATTATGCCCAAAATGTTTTAGAAACAATAATTGTATTGGCTGAAACCAAGTCAACCAAATCTTGCGCTCTGTTAGGCAAAGTTCTTCAAGATGAAAACTATGCCCCTGAAATAAGAGCAGGTGCAGCTTGGGCGTTAGGTGAGCAAAATAACAAAAACTCTCTTTCTGTTCTGGTCAAGAGTTTCAATTCTGTTGAAGAATCCATTAAAGTAGAAGCTGCAAGAGCTTTAGCCAAACTGACAAAAAAATACACCCCTGACATTCTTAAGGAATTAGATTCCGCTTCTTCAATGGAAAAGCCAGGAATTGCTTGGGCGCTTACAATCGCTCAAAACCTACAACTTGATGATCTTTTAAATCAATTGAAAGATCTTGATTCTCGTCAATGGGTTTCGTACATCATTGGAAAGCAAGGGCAAGAAAAATACATTAAAGACATTGAGGAACTTAAAAAGAAAGACCCTGAGGTTTACTTTGCCGTCACTCTTCTTTGGAAAATTATGACAAGTTGGGTCTTTGAACTGAAAGAATATTAA
- a CDS encoding helix-turn-helix transcriptional regulator, whose translation MFNRIYFVLKQLNIRQEALATKLGVSRAKVSRWCNNIQQPSWQTLYLISNLLEVNIEKLIYAIPHVFPISEKELNLSKLGTPDAFLKLVTGESDLNNLEVAFLRFTTDYGNGTKESYPISLLSYVTQMQNPKIPVVEVGEIIDHCNLTKVKIENCQEKLKLVFLCPKEY comes from the coding sequence ATGTTTAATAGAATTTATTTTGTACTTAAACAGCTAAATATTAGACAAGAAGCTCTTGCAACAAAATTAGGTGTTTCAAGGGCTAAAGTCAGTCGTTGGTGTAACAACATACAACAGCCAAGTTGGCAGACACTTTATTTAATTTCTAATTTACTTGAAGTTAATATTGAAAAATTAATATATGCCATCCCTCATGTTTTCCCAATATCCGAAAAGGAGCTTAATCTATCAAAATTAGGAACTCCGGATGCCTTCTTAAAACTTGTTACAGGGGAATCAGACCTAAATAACTTAGAGGTTGCATTTTTGCGATTTACAACTGATTATGGTAACGGAACAAAGGAATCATATCCAATATCCTTGCTCTCCTATGTAACTCAAATGCAAAATCCTAAAATACCGGTTGTTGAAGTTGGAGAAATCATAGATCATTGCAATCTCACAAAAGTTAAAATTGAAAATTGTCAAGAAAAGTTAAAACTGGTGTTTCTGTGTCCCAAGGAATACTAA
- a CDS encoding NADH:ubiquinone reductase (Na(+)-transporting) subunit F, with protein MFITLTSAIISFTLVILILVLIVLYVQSKLVQQGNVTIIVNDDESKKITTNAGSTLLSTLAAQNLFLPSACGGGGTCALCKCVVEDGGGDVLPTEVGFLTRTEQLEKVRLSCQVKVKQDMNIRIPEEVFGIKKWECTVVSNDNVSTFIKELVVKLPEGEFLKFDSGHYIQIDVPECEVNYKNFDIDNEYHADWDKFNMWDLTMKNGEPEFRAYSMANHPAEGNIMKFDIRIATPPWDREKGNFMEVNPGVCSSYTFDLKPGDKITISGPYGDFFIKDTETEMIYIGGGAGMAPLRSHIFHLFHTQKTKRKVSFWYGGRSLRELFYTDEYRKIEKKFPNFTYQIALSEPLPEDNWKGYTGFIHQVVLDNYLSKHPEPEEVEYYLCGPPMMNEAVLKMLDDMGVPSENIAFDDFGI; from the coding sequence ATGTTCATCACCTTAACTTCAGCGATCATTTCCTTTACGCTTGTAATTCTGATTTTAGTATTGATTGTTCTGTATGTGCAATCTAAGTTAGTGCAGCAAGGAAATGTTACCATCATTGTTAACGATGACGAATCAAAAAAAATAACAACCAATGCAGGTTCTACTTTACTGTCAACCTTAGCAGCCCAAAATTTATTTTTACCTTCTGCCTGTGGTGGAGGGGGCACCTGTGCCTTGTGTAAATGTGTGGTTGAAGACGGTGGTGGAGATGTGTTACCGACAGAGGTAGGATTTCTTACCAGGACTGAACAATTAGAGAAGGTGAGGTTATCATGCCAGGTGAAGGTCAAACAGGACATGAATATCAGAATTCCGGAAGAGGTGTTCGGGATCAAGAAGTGGGAATGCACAGTTGTTTCTAATGATAATGTATCTACTTTTATCAAAGAGCTTGTCGTAAAGCTGCCTGAAGGTGAATTTCTTAAATTTGATTCCGGGCATTATATCCAAATAGATGTACCTGAATGTGAAGTAAATTATAAAAACTTTGACATTGATAACGAATATCATGCTGACTGGGATAAATTCAATATGTGGGATCTGACCATGAAAAATGGTGAGCCTGAATTTAGAGCTTACTCAATGGCAAACCATCCTGCTGAAGGAAATATTATGAAGTTTGATATTCGTATAGCCACACCACCCTGGGACAGGGAAAAAGGTAATTTTATGGAAGTAAACCCTGGCGTGTGCTCTTCCTATACTTTCGATCTTAAACCTGGTGACAAAATCACCATTTCAGGCCCCTACGGAGATTTCTTTATCAAAGACACCGAAACTGAAATGATCTATATAGGTGGTGGCGCAGGTATGGCGCCTTTGCGGTCGCACATTTTCCACCTTTTCCATACACAGAAAACAAAAAGAAAAGTTTCATTCTGGTATGGAGGAAGGTCATTAAGAGAATTGTTTTATACTGATGAATACAGGAAAATAGAAAAGAAATTCCCCAATTTTACTTACCAGATTGCCTTATCCGAACCATTGCCCGAAGATAATTGGAAAGGTTATACAGGATTCATCCACCAGGTAGTGCTTGACAATTATCTCTCTAAGCATCCCGAACCGGAAGAAGTTGAGTATTACCTCTGCGGCCCACCCATGATGAATGAGGCAGTACTTAAAATGCTTGATGACATGGGAGTTCCATCCGAGAATATTGCCTTTGATGATTTTGGGATTTGA
- a CDS encoding TraR/DksA family transcriptional regulator, whose protein sequence is METKTENLRYSEEELKEFEQIILDKIDAARKELNALKEELSKKNDRGTDATASAVKVLEDGADSLEKEKLGQLAARQQKFLQQLENALVRIKNGTYGVCIETGKLIPKERLRAVPHTQHTIEAKLNRIS, encoded by the coding sequence ATGGAAACAAAAACCGAAAATTTACGATACTCTGAAGAAGAGCTAAAAGAATTTGAGCAAATTATCCTTGATAAGATAGATGCTGCAAGAAAGGAACTAAACGCTCTAAAAGAAGAATTAAGCAAAAAAAATGATAGGGGTACTGATGCAACAGCAAGTGCAGTAAAAGTTCTTGAAGACGGGGCAGATAGTCTGGAGAAGGAAAAGCTGGGTCAATTGGCAGCACGGCAGCAAAAGTTCTTGCAGCAGTTAGAAAATGCGCTTGTACGTATAAAAAATGGAACCTATGGTGTCTGCATAGAGACCGGTAAATTAATTCCGAAGGAACGTCTTCGGGCAGTACCGCATACCCAGCATACGATTGAAGCAAAGCTGAATAGAATCTCATGA
- the scpB gene encoding SMC-Scp complex subunit ScpB, which translates to MNFLQNHIESLIFCSKDPITKDEIQQCLTEMFEAPIPEKDVTTAVNNLIEKFEPEKYAFQVYHTGGGYQFLTKPAYQASISILLKQKSKKRLSNSGLETLAIIAYKQPVTKNQIEEIRGVNCDYAVQKLLDKELIEIRGKADAVGRPLIYGTSKKFMDYFGLNTLDDLPLAKDFPGEENVIGEVGDN; encoded by the coding sequence ATGAATTTTTTACAAAATCATATCGAATCACTCATTTTTTGCTCGAAAGATCCGATTACTAAGGATGAAATTCAGCAATGCCTCACAGAAATGTTTGAGGCGCCTATTCCTGAAAAGGATGTGACTACTGCTGTCAATAATTTGATAGAAAAATTTGAACCTGAAAAATACGCCTTCCAGGTATATCATACTGGAGGTGGGTATCAGTTTCTGACCAAGCCAGCATATCAGGCAAGTATCAGCATCCTGTTAAAACAAAAATCAAAGAAAAGATTATCCAATTCCGGCCTGGAAACATTGGCCATCATTGCCTATAAGCAGCCGGTTACAAAAAACCAAATTGAAGAGATCAGAGGCGTAAACTGCGACTATGCTGTTCAGAAATTATTAGACAAAGAGCTCATTGAGATCAGAGGCAAAGCAGACGCTGTTGGCAGACCCCTCATATATGGCACCAGCAAAAAGTTTATGGATTACTTTGGCCTCAATACTTTAGACGACCTGCCTTTAGCTAAAGATTTCCCTGGCGAAGAGAATGTGATTGGAGAAGTGGGGGATAATTAA
- a CDS encoding SRPBCC domain-containing protein: MKNFNWTTFTKRIAVKAKLSDIYDSWAKPSEIEKWFLSKANYYDENTNPIERESNIKKNHTYEWSWYLYDIVEKGGITEANGKDFLQFTFAGKCLVDIKLSQQNEYVVVELTQKNIPTDDESKRSIRLGCDSGWSFFLVNLKSVYEGGLDLRNKNADLKEMVNS; this comes from the coding sequence ATGAAAAATTTCAACTGGACTACTTTTACAAAGAGAATTGCAGTAAAAGCAAAACTTTCTGACATATATGATTCGTGGGCAAAACCATCCGAAATTGAAAAGTGGTTTTTGAGTAAGGCAAATTATTATGACGAAAATACTAACCCCATTGAAAGAGAAAGTAATATAAAAAAAAATCATACTTATGAATGGTCTTGGTATTTATATGATATAGTAGAAAAAGGGGGAATTACTGAAGCAAATGGAAAGGATTTTTTGCAATTTACATTTGCTGGTAAATGCTTGGTAGATATCAAACTATCGCAACAAAATGAATATGTTGTGGTGGAGTTAACTCAAAAGAATATTCCTACTGATGATGAATCAAAACGTAGTATTCGTTTGGGTTGTGATTCCGGTTGGTCATTTTTTCTTGTGAATTTAAAGTCCGTATATGAAGGTGGTTTGGATCTTAGAAATAAAAATGCTGATTTAAAAGAGATGGTTAATAGTTAA
- a CDS encoding OmpA family protein, translating into MKKLLYLFFIVSLLAVSLQANAQKKPKEKDLKHEANLSYEVGDIGRAIKEYTRLLKSYPQNSLETFRLGDCYLNKNNLKKAQEYLEKAFKMNPKVDPQINYRLAQVSHLNWEFKKAIRYYQNYWVILTSKEGDKKKDVDRKIYECKNGMALMKDSAHVRIENIGRSINTKFDDYGPVISADETMLIFTSRRGAVKDIKDLDDKFFEDVYITKKQDTLWGRSRNMGELINTEGHDASVGLSPDGQKLFVYRGRTENYAAGDLYVSNLKGDKWSVPNKLGENVNTKRWEGSASITPDEKILYFTSTRKEGSIDEKTEDKDIYVVKRLPDGSWAQAQNLGPLINTQYDEDGPFIHPDGKTLYFSSKGHNSMGGYDIFTSVFDEKKRTWSKPKNLGYPINTPGDDVYFVWSADGKRAYFSSIKNGGYGGQDIYILHRPEEKKVVLIVMKGRTLSAVDSLPVPATINVADNWTKQMIGLYNSNSFTGKFTVILPPGTNYNIAVEATGYLFHSENIDLEDQKEYYEIDKDIYLEPIEIGRKTILRNIFFDIGLDSLRDESATELERLYKILTDNPTLVLEISGHTDNVGTEEANQVLSEKRAKAVVNYLITKNIEPSRLKPVGYSFSRPVASNEDEEGRQLNRRTEIEILDILK; encoded by the coding sequence ATGAAAAAGTTACTGTATTTATTCTTCATAGTAAGTTTGCTTGCAGTTTCACTCCAGGCAAACGCGCAAAAAAAGCCCAAAGAAAAAGATCTGAAGCATGAAGCCAATTTGTCTTACGAAGTGGGAGACATTGGCAGGGCGATCAAAGAATATACGAGACTGCTGAAGTCATATCCTCAAAATTCCCTTGAAACTTTCAGATTGGGAGATTGTTACCTGAATAAAAACAATTTAAAGAAAGCGCAGGAATACCTGGAGAAAGCTTTTAAAATGAACCCCAAAGTTGATCCTCAGATCAATTACCGGCTAGCACAGGTTAGCCATTTAAACTGGGAGTTTAAAAAGGCAATCAGGTATTATCAGAATTACTGGGTTATTTTAACTTCTAAAGAAGGTGACAAAAAAAAGGATGTTGACAGGAAAATATATGAATGCAAAAACGGTATGGCATTAATGAAAGACTCCGCTCATGTCAGGATTGAAAATATTGGCAGGTCGATCAATACAAAGTTTGATGATTATGGTCCCGTGATCTCTGCCGATGAAACTATGTTGATATTTACTTCCCGCAGGGGGGCTGTCAAAGACATTAAAGATCTTGATGATAAGTTTTTTGAAGATGTATATATAACAAAAAAACAAGATACGCTGTGGGGCAGATCCAGAAATATGGGTGAGTTGATAAATACTGAGGGTCACGATGCCAGTGTAGGGTTGTCACCGGATGGACAAAAATTGTTTGTTTACCGGGGCCGCACTGAAAACTATGCCGCTGGTGATTTATACGTAAGTAATCTGAAGGGCGATAAATGGAGCGTACCAAACAAGTTAGGAGAAAATGTGAACACTAAAAGGTGGGAAGGAAGCGCCAGCATTACGCCCGATGAAAAGATTTTATACTTTACAAGCACCCGGAAAGAGGGAAGTATTGATGAGAAAACAGAAGATAAAGATATTTATGTAGTCAAAAGATTACCAGATGGCTCGTGGGCTCAGGCTCAGAACCTCGGACCTCTCATTAACACACAGTATGATGAAGACGGGCCTTTTATTCACCCTGATGGAAAAACGCTTTATTTTAGTTCCAAAGGGCATAATAGTATGGGCGGCTATGATATATTTACCTCGGTATTTGATGAAAAAAAACGAACCTGGTCAAAACCAAAAAATCTTGGTTATCCTATTAACACCCCCGGTGATGATGTATATTTTGTATGGTCGGCAGACGGTAAAAGAGCCTATTTCTCATCTATAAAGAATGGAGGATATGGCGGACAGGATATCTACATTTTGCACAGGCCGGAAGAAAAAAAAGTTGTACTTATAGTTATGAAAGGCAGAACATTATCGGCTGTTGACAGCTTGCCTGTACCGGCAACTATTAATGTGGCAGATAATTGGACTAAGCAGATGATTGGTCTTTATAATTCAAATAGTTTCACAGGAAAATTCACGGTTATATTGCCGCCTGGCACAAATTATAATATTGCCGTTGAAGCCACTGGCTACCTGTTCCATTCTGAAAATATTGACCTTGAAGATCAGAAGGAATACTATGAAATAGATAAAGATATTTACCTTGAACCTATAGAAATTGGCCGTAAAACCATCCTGAGAAACATATTTTTTGATATAGGATTAGATTCATTACGAGACGAATCTGCAACAGAGCTTGAAAGACTTTATAAGATATTAACTGATAATCCCACATTGGTGCTGGAAATTTCAGGGCATACCGATAATGTAGGAACGGAAGAGGCCAACCAGGTACTTTCTGAAAAGCGTGCAAAGGCAGTGGTCAATTATTTAATCACCAAAAATATAGAACCTTCACGACTGAAACCAGTAGGTTATAGTTTTTCAAGGCCTGTAGCAAGCAATGAAGATGAAGAAGGAAGACAGCTTAACAGGAGAACAGAGATTGAGATTCTTGATATATTGAAATAG
- a CDS encoding site-specific DNA-methyltransferase, protein MKTKCLYKTNLGKAIVGDSLDLLQELEPESIDLVITSPPFALLRQKEYGNKEQDEYVDWLLSFTQKVQYILKDTGSLVVDLGGAYQKGVPVRSLYNYRLLIRACDEQGWYLAEEFFWFNPAKLPSPIEWVNKRKIRVKDSVNTVWWLSKTEFPKADVKNVLIGYSDRMKKLLDLGKKYYDPRLRPSGHDISDGFYKDNGGAIPPNILPIPNTESNSQYLKYCKLLGEKGHPARFPGDLPGFFIKYLTEPGDTVLDIFAGSNTTGWVAEQLTRNWLAFDSNHKYLTNSALRFLDNVPEDTLREIHNELLNNSAAEFNVRETIPTLFYEDQVEYESKK, encoded by the coding sequence ATGAAAACAAAGTGCTTATATAAAACGAATCTGGGTAAAGCGATTGTTGGCGATTCTTTGGATCTTCTACAAGAGCTCGAACCGGAATCTATTGATCTTGTAATTACCTCACCACCTTTCGCCCTTCTTAGACAAAAGGAGTATGGAAACAAAGAACAAGATGAATATGTTGATTGGCTCCTTTCTTTTACCCAAAAAGTTCAATACATTCTTAAAGACACAGGCAGCCTTGTCGTTGATCTTGGTGGGGCATATCAAAAAGGAGTTCCCGTGAGATCGTTGTATAATTATCGCTTACTGATTCGCGCTTGTGATGAGCAAGGATGGTACTTAGCAGAAGAATTCTTTTGGTTCAATCCCGCTAAACTTCCTTCTCCAATTGAATGGGTGAACAAGCGAAAAATAAGAGTGAAAGATTCTGTCAATACAGTTTGGTGGCTATCCAAAACCGAGTTCCCAAAAGCGGATGTAAAGAATGTACTAATTGGTTACTCTGACAGGATGAAAAAGCTACTTGATTTGGGGAAGAAATACTATGACCCTAGGTTGCGCCCATCGGGTCATGACATTAGCGATGGTTTTTACAAAGATAATGGTGGTGCTATCCCTCCTAATATTTTGCCTATACCTAATACTGAAAGCAACTCACAATATTTAAAATACTGTAAACTACTTGGAGAGAAAGGGCACCCTGCCCGATTTCCAGGAGACCTTCCGGGCTTTTTTATTAAGTACCTGACAGAACCGGGAGACACGGTTTTGGACATATTTGCGGGATCTAATACGACCGGATGGGTAGCTGAGCAACTGACCAGAAACTGGCTGGCTTTTGACTCAAACCATAAATACTTGACTAATTCGGCTTTACGTTTTCTTGACAATGTTCCAGAAGATACATTGAGGGAAATCCATAATGAATTACTTAACAATTCCGCTGCGGAGTTCAATGTTCGTGAGACAATCCCAACACTGTTTTATGAAGATCAAGTTGAATACGAGAGTAAAAAATGA